Proteins co-encoded in one Cytobacillus sp. NJ13 genomic window:
- a CDS encoding Cof-type HAD-IIB family hydrolase: MSQSNIAPEIKLIALDMDGTLLNSRGEIPDENRKAIREAKEKGIEVILSTGRSRLTAGDHADSLELNSYLITVNGSEIFGPDGESISRTPVDSKVMEWMWDLSQSHKTNFWATSCEQVWKNEMPENIHDHEWLKFGFDISDDEIRELIHKELQTKGDLEITNSSLTNIEVNALGINKAKGIKKVTELLGISMENVMAMGDSLNDIAMIGEAGWGVAMGNAQDIVKETANAVTGTNDEAGVAQAIRKWAL, translated from the coding sequence ATGTCGCAATCAAATATTGCTCCAGAGATCAAATTAATCGCTCTTGATATGGATGGAACCTTGTTGAATTCCAGAGGGGAAATTCCTGATGAAAACCGTAAGGCCATACGAGAGGCGAAGGAAAAAGGAATTGAAGTTATTTTGAGCACTGGAAGATCCAGGCTTACGGCAGGCGATCATGCAGATTCTTTGGAGTTGAACTCCTACTTGATCACGGTCAACGGCAGTGAAATATTTGGCCCTGATGGTGAATCAATCTCAAGGACCCCAGTTGATTCTAAAGTAATGGAATGGATGTGGGACCTATCCCAGTCACATAAGACCAATTTCTGGGCAACCAGCTGTGAACAGGTTTGGAAGAATGAAATGCCTGAAAATATTCATGACCATGAATGGCTTAAATTTGGGTTTGATATATCAGATGATGAAATCAGGGAACTCATTCATAAAGAGCTTCAAACAAAAGGGGACCTGGAAATTACAAATTCCAGCTTAACCAATATTGAGGTAAATGCTCTGGGCATCAATAAAGCCAAAGGTATCAAGAAGGTAACAGAGCTTCTTGGCATTTCGATGGAAAATGTAATGGCAATGGGTGACAGCTTGAATGATATTGCCATGATCGGGGAAGCAGGCTGGGGAGTAGCAATGGGAAATGCTCAGGATATTGTGAAAGAAACAGCCAATGCTGTTACGGGAACAAATGATGAAGCTGGTGTTGCACAGGCAATCCGAAAGTGGGCTCTTTAA
- a CDS encoding OsmC family protein, with the protein MAEHQFHLKAHWPGLRNDVGEIETGGLKTKVSIPPEMEGPGIGTNPDEMLLGAAATCYIITLAAMMERSKLKKENLTMESIGIVDVTKGVITYKKIIHRPVILLNADATEKDHSLARKLAQKAEASCMISRAIKGNVEVELEETILNAKKSSK; encoded by the coding sequence ATGGCTGAACATCAATTCCATTTAAAAGCACATTGGCCAGGACTTCGAAATGATGTCGGAGAAATTGAAACAGGCGGGCTTAAAACAAAGGTATCCATTCCGCCAGAAATGGAAGGTCCCGGAATCGGAACGAATCCGGATGAAATGCTGCTGGGGGCGGCGGCAACTTGTTATATTATTACCCTGGCAGCCATGATGGAACGGAGCAAACTCAAGAAAGAAAATCTTACGATGGAATCAATTGGAATTGTGGATGTAACCAAAGGAGTAATCACCTATAAGAAAATTATTCATCGTCCTGTTATCTTGTTAAACGCTGACGCGACTGAAAAGGATCATTCACTTGCGCGAAAGCTGGCTCAAAAAGCTGAGGCATCCTGTATGATTTCCAGAGCGATTAAAGGAAACGTAGAAGTAGAATTGGAAGAAACCATTCTAAATGCCAAAAAATCATCGAAATAA
- the thiM gene encoding hydroxyethylthiazole kinase, protein MNIQEISSLLEKIRESNPLVHNITNVVVTNFTANGLLAIGASPVMAYAHEEAADMAKIAGALVLNMGTLTEKEVKSMLIAGKSANQHGVPVIFDPVGVGATAYRTETAKRILEELNITIIRGNAAEIANAAGQKWSIKGVDAVEAAGNTSELAVSAAKELGAVTVITGKQDIVSDGRSTFAINNGHPLLTKVTGAGCLLTSVIGAFAAVEKDPVKASVTSLVIYGTAAEIAAEKSDGKGPGTFQIEFLNSLYNISAADVASYGSFEKTNG, encoded by the coding sequence GTGAACATTCAGGAGATTAGCAGTCTATTGGAAAAAATAAGAGAGTCAAACCCTCTTGTACATAATATTACAAATGTAGTGGTAACAAACTTTACTGCAAATGGCCTGCTGGCAATCGGGGCATCACCAGTGATGGCATATGCACATGAAGAGGCAGCTGACATGGCTAAAATAGCAGGTGCATTGGTTCTCAATATGGGAACACTGACTGAAAAAGAAGTAAAAAGTATGCTCATAGCGGGCAAATCAGCAAATCAGCATGGGGTGCCAGTCATTTTTGACCCGGTTGGTGTAGGCGCCACGGCCTATCGCACAGAAACAGCTAAAAGAATATTAGAAGAATTAAATATTACCATCATAAGAGGCAATGCTGCAGAAATTGCCAACGCTGCTGGACAGAAATGGAGTATTAAGGGCGTAGATGCAGTTGAAGCAGCAGGAAATACTTCAGAGCTTGCTGTGTCGGCAGCAAAAGAACTTGGTGCAGTCACTGTTATCACAGGAAAACAGGATATCGTTTCAGATGGAAGATCCACTTTTGCCATTAACAATGGCCATCCTCTTCTAACGAAAGTAACGGGAGCCGGATGTCTTCTTACTTCTGTAATAGGAGCTTTCGCTGCTGTCGAAAAGGATCCTGTAAAAGCGTCAGTAACTTCATTGGTCATTTATGGCACTGCCGCAGAAATCGCTGCAGAAAAATCGGATGGCAAAGGCCCAGGCACTTTCCAAATCGAGTTTTTGAATAGCTTATATAACATTTCTGCTGCAGATGTTGCATCATATGGCTCTTTTGAAAAAACGAACGGATAG
- the thiD gene encoding bifunctional hydroxymethylpyrimidine kinase/phosphomethylpyrimidine kinase: protein MKVNKALTIAGSDSGGGAGIQADLKTFQELGVFGMSALTAVTAQNTKGVQGVYPMTAEAVSAQIQSIGEDLRPDAVKTGMLFSADIIGSVSNEIVRYGWENVVIDPVMIAKGGASLLQNEAVLAMKKHLIPLSMVITPNIPEAEVLTDIRIRSLEDKREAAKKLHHLGAKNVIIKGGHDEAKDIAADLLFDGESFSEFKSNRIQTANTHGTGCTFSAAITAGLADGLTVPEAVDRAKQFIQAAIEYELGIGSGHGPTNHWAFNRRKKETEVYGC from the coding sequence ATGAAAGTGAACAAAGCTTTAACCATAGCGGGTTCGGATAGCGGCGGCGGCGCGGGCATTCAGGCAGACTTAAAAACATTTCAGGAACTCGGTGTTTTTGGCATGTCTGCTTTGACTGCGGTAACAGCTCAAAACACCAAGGGCGTTCAGGGAGTTTATCCAATGACAGCAGAGGCAGTTTCTGCTCAAATTCAATCGATAGGAGAAGACCTCAGACCTGACGCTGTGAAGACAGGAATGCTTTTTAGTGCAGATATAATCGGGAGTGTTTCCAATGAAATTGTGAGATACGGCTGGGAAAATGTCGTCATTGATCCAGTGATGATTGCAAAGGGAGGAGCAAGTCTTCTTCAAAATGAAGCGGTATTAGCGATGAAAAAGCATCTTATACCTCTCTCTATGGTGATTACCCCGAATATTCCAGAGGCAGAGGTTTTAACGGATATAAGGATTCGTTCACTGGAGGATAAAAGAGAAGCAGCAAAAAAACTGCATCACCTTGGAGCGAAAAATGTCATCATAAAAGGCGGGCATGATGAAGCAAAAGACATAGCAGCAGACCTTCTATTTGACGGAGAAAGTTTTTCGGAATTTAAGAGCAACAGAATACAAACAGCCAACACACATGGAACAGGCTGCACTTTTTCGGCTGCTATAACCGCTGGCCTTGCTGACGGCCTTACCGTGCCAGAAGCTGTTGATCGGGCAAAACAATTCATCCAGGCAGCAATTGAATATGAATTGGGAATTGGCAGCGGTCATGGACCTACCAATCACTGGGCGTTCAATAGAAGAAAGAAGGAGACTGAAGTATATGGCTGTTAA
- the thiE gene encoding thiamine phosphate synthase, which yields MAVNPQEMRNLLKVYFIMGSTNCHHDPEKVLQSAIKGGITLFQFREKGAGCLHGKEKESLAKKFQAICKESNIPFIVNDDIELALKINADGVHIGQDDEAADVVRRKIGSKILGVSVHSMKEAETAIRQGADYLGIGPIYPTSTKEDAKVVQGLTFLTELRSADIQIPVVGIGGITSENTPPIIKTGADGVSVISAISQADLPEESAKQLHDAVNSIMRNAH from the coding sequence ATGGCTGTTAATCCGCAGGAAATGAGAAACTTATTAAAAGTATACTTTATAATGGGCAGCACAAATTGCCATCATGATCCTGAAAAAGTCCTTCAATCAGCCATCAAAGGAGGCATAACGTTATTTCAATTCCGTGAAAAAGGAGCCGGTTGCCTTCATGGAAAAGAAAAGGAATCGCTCGCAAAAAAGTTCCAAGCAATCTGCAAAGAGAGCAATATCCCTTTTATTGTAAATGATGACATTGAATTGGCACTAAAAATAAATGCAGATGGTGTCCATATAGGCCAGGACGATGAAGCAGCCGATGTGGTCCGCAGGAAAATTGGCAGCAAAATCCTGGGAGTCTCAGTGCACAGCATGAAGGAAGCTGAAACAGCGATCCGTCAAGGCGCAGATTACCTTGGCATAGGGCCTATTTATCCAACATCCACAAAGGAAGATGCCAAAGTCGTTCAGGGGCTTACTTTTTTGACAGAATTGAGATCTGCTGATATCCAAATTCCTGTTGTAGGAATAGGCGGAATTACTTCTGAAAATACACCTCCCATTATTAAGACAGGAGCGGACGGTGTATCTGTCATTTCTGCAATCAGCCAGGCGGATTTACCTGAAGAATCAGCAAAACAATTACATGATGCAGTAAATAGTATAATGAGAAATGCCCATTGA
- a CDS encoding exodeoxyribonuclease III, which yields MKLVSWNVNGIRACVKKGFMDYFKEVDADIFCIQESKLQEGQIELILEGYHQYWNYAIKKGYSGTAVFTKKEPLSVRYGLGDDETEPEGRILTLEYESFYLVNVYTPNSQRDLARLPFRLEWEERIREYLLGLDQIKPVIMCGDLNVAHFERDLKNAKSNMGNSGFTDEERAKMTRLLGSGFVDAFRYKYPEAEGAYTWWSYMAKVRERNIGWRIDYFIVSENLKERIIDSQVHCDIMGSDHCPVALELDM from the coding sequence ATGAAACTGGTTTCATGGAATGTGAATGGCATAAGGGCATGTGTGAAAAAAGGGTTCATGGATTACTTCAAAGAAGTGGATGCAGACATTTTTTGCATTCAGGAATCCAAACTGCAGGAAGGACAGATCGAGCTCATATTGGAAGGCTATCACCAATACTGGAATTATGCGATAAAAAAAGGATATTCCGGTACAGCTGTTTTTACAAAAAAAGAACCGCTTTCTGTTCGCTATGGATTGGGCGATGACGAAACAGAACCTGAAGGCAGGATTCTCACGCTTGAGTATGAAAGCTTTTATCTCGTTAATGTCTATACGCCGAATTCACAGCGTGACCTGGCCCGGCTTCCATTCCGTCTTGAATGGGAAGAGCGGATCCGGGAGTATTTACTCGGCCTGGATCAGATTAAGCCTGTGATCATGTGCGGTGACTTAAACGTGGCTCATTTCGAAAGAGATTTAAAAAATGCTAAATCCAACATGGGCAACTCAGGTTTTACGGATGAAGAACGGGCAAAAATGACCAGATTGCTTGGTTCTGGGTTTGTTGATGCATTCCGCTATAAATACCCTGAAGCCGAAGGAGCATATACCTGGTGGTCGTATATGGCCAAGGTAAGAGAGCGGAATATAGGCTGGCGGATTGATTATTTTATCGTGTCCGAAAATCTAAAAGAAAGAATAATAGATTCACAGGTTCACTGCGACATTATGGGCAGCGATCATTGCCCGGTAGCGCTTGAATTGGATATGTAA
- a CDS encoding multidrug efflux SMR transporter, translating to MQWLKVFIAAFFEVFWVIGLKHADDPLSWAGTIICIAVSFYLMIMAGKVLPVGTVYAVFVGLGTAGTVLSEIIFFGEPLKLSKILLVLILLLGVLGLKLVTNEDKSKGAERS from the coding sequence ATGCAATGGCTAAAGGTATTTATAGCCGCGTTTTTTGAAGTGTTTTGGGTGATAGGTTTAAAGCATGCGGATGATCCATTATCATGGGCAGGGACCATCATATGCATAGCAGTCAGTTTTTATTTGATGATAATGGCTGGCAAAGTCCTGCCTGTGGGAACTGTATATGCAGTCTTTGTTGGCTTGGGCACTGCCGGTACAGTATTATCTGAAATCATATTTTTCGGAGAGCCATTGAAATTATCTAAAATACTGCTTGTTCTTATTTTGTTATTAGGTGTTCTGGGCTTAAAGCTAGTGACAAATGAAGATAAATCAAAAGGAGCTGAACGTTCATGA
- a CDS encoding multidrug efflux SMR transporter, with amino-acid sequence MSWVFLILAGLFEMTGVAMINSLHKKRNWQSLFLLIGSFGASFIFLALAMKELPMGTAYAVWTGIGASGGAILGMILYGEPKDAKRIFFIAMVLSAAIGLKLVS; translated from the coding sequence ATGAGCTGGGTGTTTCTAATTCTGGCTGGGCTTTTTGAAATGACAGGTGTCGCCATGATTAACAGCTTGCACAAAAAACGAAATTGGCAATCATTATTCCTGCTGATTGGCAGTTTTGGCGCCAGCTTCATATTTCTTGCGCTGGCAATGAAAGAACTGCCGATGGGTACAGCTTATGCGGTCTGGACTGGAATCGGTGCCTCTGGAGGAGCCATTCTTGGCATGATTCTGTACGGAGAGCCCAAAGATGCCAAACGGATATTTTTTATTGCAATGGTATTAAGTGCTGCAATCGGACTTAAACTTGTATCTTAG
- a CDS encoding undecaprenyldiphospho-muramoylpentapeptide beta-N-acetylglucosaminyltransferase produces MKKNKIVFTGGGSAGHVTPNIAIINELSQGEWDIHYIGSIKGIEKELISEINIPYYGISSGKLRRYMDKENAKDLFRVLRGIIEARKLLKRLKPKLVFSKGGFVSVPVIIAASSLKIPIFIHESDLTPGLANKISQRFADRIFTSFDEAAAHFPARKTTSIGSPIRREIFSGDKERGREFLRFTDKKPIMTVMGGSLGAKKINETIRESLQELTSKYQIVHLCGKGQKDESLINIKGYRQFEYISHELADILAATDTVVTRGGSNAIFEFLALKLPMLIIPLTKKQSRGDQILNAESFLKKGFSLTLDEENLTKDSLLESLDKLEKRKGQIINNMQASPTSDALTVLIKEIQKHR; encoded by the coding sequence ATGAAGAAAAATAAGATTGTTTTTACAGGGGGCGGCTCTGCCGGGCATGTGACTCCGAATATCGCCATAATAAATGAACTTTCTCAAGGAGAATGGGATATTCACTATATCGGTTCGATAAAAGGAATCGAAAAAGAATTGATTTCTGAGATTAACATACCTTATTACGGAATTAGCAGCGGAAAACTCCGACGCTACATGGATAAAGAAAATGCAAAAGATCTATTTCGTGTGTTAAGAGGGATTATCGAAGCTCGAAAGCTGCTCAAAAGGCTTAAGCCAAAGCTTGTATTTTCAAAAGGCGGATTTGTATCGGTGCCTGTTATTATTGCGGCAAGCTCATTAAAAATACCAATTTTTATTCATGAAAGTGATCTGACTCCAGGACTTGCAAACAAAATTTCTCAGCGGTTTGCAGACAGGATTTTTACTTCATTCGATGAAGCTGCAGCACATTTTCCTGCGCGAAAGACTACGTCCATAGGATCTCCGATCAGAAGGGAAATCTTCTCAGGTGATAAGGAGAGAGGAAGGGAGTTTCTTAGATTTACCGATAAAAAGCCAATTATGACTGTAATGGGAGGCAGTCTGGGGGCTAAGAAAATTAATGAAACGATCCGGGAATCCCTTCAGGAGCTGACTTCTAAATACCAAATTGTTCATCTATGCGGCAAAGGCCAGAAGGATGAGAGTTTAATAAACATTAAAGGCTACAGACAATTCGAATACATTAGCCATGAGCTTGCTGATATCCTCGCTGCAACAGATACAGTCGTCACCAGGGGAGGGTCCAATGCCATTTTTGAATTCCTTGCTTTGAAGCTTCCTATGCTCATCATTCCGCTAACCAAAAAACAAAGCAGGGGGGACCAAATACTAAACGCTGAATCGTTCTTAAAAAAAGGATTCTCGCTTACATTGGATGAAGAGAACTTAACAAAAGACAGCCTTCTTGAATCACTGGATAAACTCGAAAAAAGAAAAGGGCAAATCATTAATAACATGCAAGCCTCGCCAACAAGCGATGCACTAACTGTTTTGATAAAGGAAATTCAAAAACACCGCTGA
- a CDS encoding HIT family protein, with product MPYQDHCPFCSPQKDPLQNIIFENSTCYFLQHDKEQDVLEGCGVIVPKAHHSDAFHLTEEEWKDTYELLQKAKDYLDKKYAPDGYTLGWNVGEASNQSILHSHLHIIPRYNDEPHAGKGLRHWLKQPDNSRRFLKS from the coding sequence ATGCCATATCAGGATCATTGTCCTTTTTGCAGTCCGCAAAAGGACCCTCTCCAAAATATCATTTTTGAAAACAGCACTTGTTATTTTCTTCAGCACGATAAAGAACAGGATGTATTGGAGGGCTGCGGGGTCATAGTGCCAAAAGCGCATCATTCCGATGCTTTTCACCTAACGGAGGAAGAGTGGAAAGATACATATGAACTTCTGCAAAAAGCTAAAGATTATTTAGATAAAAAGTATGCACCAGATGGATACACTCTTGGCTGGAATGTGGGGGAAGCTTCAAATCAATCCATTCTTCACAGCCATCTGCACATCATACCCAGATATAATGATGAACCACACGCAGGAAAAGGGCTCAGGCATTGGCTGAAGCAGCCCGATAATAGTAGGAGATTTCTGAAAAGCTGA
- a CDS encoding AI-2E family transporter — protein METIKSFLNNNGIKRFIIFGIIVLALYLLRSMINLILITFIFSFLMDRLVKLVLSRFKLNRKLTVITLYMGIIGLLSIGIIKYLPLIVSEISQLFKQVESFYTQKHDNIVITYIVQMLETNEITKYLEQGFAFLLQYFSDISHIAIQVLLSLILSLFFLLEKPKLIEFTLKFKHSKIADFYNEIEYFGSKFVQTFGKVIEAQFVIATVNCILTTLALWIMDFPQLMGLSILIFLLGLIPVAGVIISLVPLCTIAYSLGGFIQVFYIVLVIMVIHAIEAYILNPKLMSSKTDLPVFYTFIVLIFSEHFFGVWGLIVGIPVFVFMLDVLEVKSNPPKIQ, from the coding sequence TTGGAAACGATTAAGTCATTTTTAAATAATAACGGCATAAAACGATTCATTATTTTTGGAATAATTGTCCTTGCTCTTTACCTGCTGAGGAGCATGATTAATTTAATACTGATAACATTTATATTTTCATTTTTGATGGATAGGCTTGTGAAGCTTGTACTTTCGAGGTTTAAACTGAATAGGAAACTGACAGTTATAACCCTTTATATGGGAATCATCGGCCTGCTTTCTATAGGGATTATCAAGTACCTCCCTTTAATTGTATCTGAAATTTCACAGTTGTTTAAACAGGTTGAAAGCTTTTACACCCAAAAACATGACAATATTGTAATTACATATATTGTTCAAATGCTCGAAACAAATGAAATTACGAAATATCTTGAACAGGGCTTTGCGTTCCTGCTTCAATATTTTTCCGATATTAGTCATATTGCCATCCAGGTATTGCTTTCTTTAATACTAAGTTTGTTTTTCCTGCTTGAAAAACCGAAACTTATCGAATTTACCTTGAAATTTAAACACAGCAAAATCGCTGACTTTTATAATGAAATCGAGTATTTCGGAAGTAAATTTGTGCAAACATTCGGGAAAGTAATCGAGGCGCAGTTTGTCATTGCCACAGTCAATTGCATCCTGACAACACTTGCATTATGGATCATGGACTTTCCTCAGCTAATGGGATTATCAATTCTGATTTTCCTGCTGGGATTAATTCCTGTAGCAGGTGTCATTATTTCGCTTGTCCCGCTATGTACAATCGCCTATTCTCTCGGCGGATTCATCCAAGTATTTTATATAGTACTTGTCATTATGGTGATCCACGCCATTGAAGCGTATATTTTAAATCCGAAGCTTATGTCTTCCAAAACGGATTTGCCTGTCTTTTATACCTTTATTGTCCTGATTTTCTCTGAACATTTCTTCGGTGTTTGGGGATTAATCGTCGGTATACCAGTGTTTGTATTTATGCTGGATGTTCTTGAAGTCAAGAGCAATCCGCCGAAAATACAGTAA
- a CDS encoding SDR family oxidoreductase encodes MDRKYAAITGCSSGFGTLMAIELAKNDFQVIATMRKMNRSKILMEKARREGVHEQISIHELDVTSPSSIESFKNLLLRLPSIDVLINNAGYAGAGFAEEIPLDEYRNQFETNVFGTFAVTQAVLPFMRKQRTGTILNVSSISGKIGFPGLSPYAASKFAVEGWSESLRLEMKPFGVNVVMIEPGSFRTGIWTTGKKIAEPSLKKDSPYYPYMTKIQNYLDKGEPFYEDPLIVAKKAVSILKEKEPALRYPVGKGVRTRIRLKNLLNWKSWEKIVLKTLYKD; translated from the coding sequence TTGGATAGGAAATATGCTGCCATTACCGGCTGTTCCAGCGGGTTTGGAACCTTAATGGCCATTGAGCTGGCAAAGAATGATTTTCAAGTTATTGCAACAATGAGAAAAATGAATAGAAGCAAAATATTAATGGAGAAAGCTAGACGAGAGGGAGTTCATGAGCAGATATCCATTCACGAATTGGATGTCACCTCACCCTCATCCATTGAAAGCTTTAAAAACCTGCTCCTCCGATTGCCTTCAATTGATGTTTTAATCAATAATGCAGGCTATGCAGGGGCAGGATTTGCGGAAGAAATACCGCTGGACGAGTATAGAAATCAATTTGAGACAAATGTTTTTGGAACGTTTGCAGTAACACAGGCGGTTCTGCCATTTATGCGGAAACAAAGAACAGGAACCATTTTAAATGTAAGTTCCATCAGCGGAAAAATCGGGTTTCCAGGCTTATCGCCATATGCCGCATCAAAATTTGCTGTAGAAGGGTGGAGTGAATCACTTAGGCTTGAAATGAAACCGTTTGGCGTAAATGTTGTGATGATTGAGCCAGGATCTTTCAGGACTGGCATCTGGACAACAGGGAAAAAGATAGCGGAACCATCATTGAAGAAAGACTCACCTTATTATCCATATATGACAAAAATTCAAAATTACCTTGATAAAGGCGAGCCCTTTTATGAAGATCCGCTAATCGTTGCGAAAAAAGCAGTGAGCATTCTTAAGGAAAAAGAACCTGCACTCAGGTACCCAGTAGGAAAGGGTGTACGCACAAGAATACGCCTGAAAAACCTTCTGAACTGGAAAAGCTGGGAGAAAATCGTATTAAAAACTCTCTACAAAGACTAA
- a CDS encoding metallophosphoesterase encodes MKKGMKKYLITLLLFIALLIVWNQTEAEVSGPPTIHLRLMETTDLHGNMMSYDYEDRKKTVEFGLSRTASLIKQARNESPNSLLFDNGDILEGNGLDEYAYRSHPLDMANVHPVFKAMNTLLYDAATVGNHEFNYGIDFMEESLRGANFPYVNANIYIEDSNQLDEDDLNYFNPYTIIEKEVTDTAGVKHKLKVGVIGFITPIVAEWNKEYFRGNLKVKNIKETAEHFIPIMKSKGADIIVALAHTGLQSDKGLDEKKGNSVHALSKVKGLDAILFGHSHSVFPVKDELQKLPGIDLKAGTINGTAAVQAGYWGNHLGLIDLKIVFQDSEWKVKSSLSSIRPVYRTINKKSREAIPADPLIEQIMKKDHNDALNYLKNKK; translated from the coding sequence ATGAAAAAGGGAATGAAAAAGTACTTAATCACGCTGTTATTATTCATAGCCCTGCTGATTGTCTGGAACCAGACGGAAGCTGAAGTATCCGGACCGCCAACCATCCATCTGCGCCTGATGGAAACCACTGATTTGCATGGAAACATGATGAGTTATGATTACGAAGACCGCAAGAAAACAGTGGAGTTTGGGCTTTCAAGAACGGCCAGCTTGATTAAGCAGGCAAGAAATGAGTCTCCTAACTCCCTTCTATTTGATAATGGGGACATTCTTGAAGGCAACGGACTCGATGAGTATGCCTATAGAAGCCATCCGCTTGACATGGCTAATGTCCATCCTGTTTTTAAAGCAATGAATACTTTGCTTTATGATGCTGCGACAGTGGGAAATCATGAATTTAATTACGGAATTGATTTTATGGAAGAGAGCCTCAGGGGAGCAAACTTTCCTTATGTCAATGCCAATATATATATTGAAGACAGCAATCAGCTCGATGAGGATGATCTGAATTATTTTAATCCCTACACCATCATAGAGAAAGAAGTGACAGATACAGCCGGGGTGAAGCATAAGCTGAAAGTTGGAGTCATCGGCTTTATCACACCAATTGTTGCGGAATGGAATAAAGAGTATTTTCGCGGAAACCTTAAAGTGAAAAATATAAAGGAAACTGCCGAGCATTTTATTCCTATTATGAAAAGTAAAGGGGCAGATATCATTGTTGCTCTTGCACATACCGGTCTCCAATCCGATAAAGGGCTGGATGAAAAAAAGGGCAATTCAGTTCATGCCCTCAGCAAAGTTAAAGGATTAGATGCCATTCTATTCGGGCACAGCCATTCTGTTTTTCCTGTCAAAGATGAACTGCAGAAGCTGCCTGGAATTGACTTAAAGGCTGGTACCATTAACGGAACAGCTGCTGTCCAAGCTGGATACTGGGGCAATCATCTTGGTCTCATCGATTTGAAAATTGTCTTTCAGGATAGCGAATGGAAAGTTAAAAGCAGTCTTTCGTCGATCAGGCCCGTTTACCGGACAATCAATAAAAAAAGCAGGGAAGCCATCCCCGCAGACCCATTAATTGAACAGATTATGAAAAAGGATCATAATGATGCCCTGAATTATTTGAAAAATAAAAAGTAA
- a CDS encoding putative hydro-lyase, translated as MNSPSQLNPDEARKLIRVKSWDNPTAGMANGYIQANLAILPKELAFEFLLFCQRNPKSCPIIDVTEPGSPVPMLSAPNADIRTDLPKYRVYKNGELAEELSDITSYWNDDMVAFLIGCSFTFEDALLKNNIPIRHIEENRNVPMYKTNIGCVGAGRFEGPMVVSMRPMTEKEAIRAVQVTSRFPSVHGAPVHIGNPEAIGINNIQRPDFGDNVTIKDGEVPVFWACGVTPQAVAMHVKPEIMITHAPGHMFITDLKNEEFSVL; from the coding sequence ATGAACTCCCCTTCTCAATTGAATCCCGATGAGGCTCGCAAATTAATCCGTGTCAAGAGCTGGGATAATCCAACTGCAGGAATGGCTAATGGCTATATTCAGGCTAATCTGGCTATATTGCCAAAGGAACTGGCCTTTGAATTTCTGCTCTTCTGCCAGCGTAATCCTAAATCCTGTCCAATCATTGATGTGACTGAACCAGGTTCACCGGTGCCAATGCTGTCAGCTCCAAATGCTGATATTAGAACCGACCTGCCAAAATACAGGGTATATAAAAACGGAGAGCTCGCCGAGGAACTTTCAGACATAACATCTTATTGGAATGATGATATGGTAGCATTCCTGATCGGATGCAGTTTTACGTTCGAAGACGCTTTGCTTAAAAATAATATCCCTATACGCCATATTGAGGAAAATCGGAATGTCCCGATGTATAAAACAAATATTGGGTGTGTGGGTGCAGGCCGGTTTGAAGGGCCAATGGTAGTGAGTATGCGTCCGATGACAGAGAAAGAAGCCATTAGAGCTGTACAGGTGACAAGCCGCTTCCCATCTGTCCATGGGGCCCCTGTCCATATCGGAAATCCTGAAGCAATCGGCATTAACAATATTCAGCGCCCTGATTTTGGCGACAATGTAACCATTAAGGATGGGGAAGTACCAGTTTTCTGGGCCTGCGGTGTAACTCCTCAGGCAGTTGCCATGCATGTGAAGCCGGAGATTATGATTACACATGCTCCGGGACATATGTTTATTACTGATTTGAAAAATGAGGAGTTTTCGGTTTTATAA